A region from the Beduinella massiliensis genome encodes:
- a CDS encoding iron-containing alcohol dehydrogenase has translation MQSFEFYSPTRFVFGKGTETQVGSLIRELGGTRVLLVYGGGSVKRSGLYDRVVASLDTSGLPHCEISGVRPNPRSGLVYEGIELGRREGVDFVLPVGGGSAIDTAKAIALGIPYDGDFWDFYCGKTAPKTVLKHGVVLTIPAAGSEGSNSSVITQEDGMLKRGLSTDLNRPLFAVMNPELTYTLPPYQTACGIVDMLAHIMERYFTNTEHVDLTDRMAEALMQTIVRTAPEVMQNPDSYEARANIMWAGMLAHNNSVGVGREQDWASHQIEHELSALYDCAHGAGLAVTFPAWMRYVYQHDVMRFAQFAVRVWGCDMDYRNPEDTALEGIRRMEAFFSSIGMPVTFAQLGAREEDIPALAAKVVRGPNGTTGHFVELDTPAIEAVLRLAVR, from the coding sequence ATGCAGAGTTTTGAGTTTTATTCCCCCACGCGCTTTGTCTTCGGCAAGGGCACGGAAACCCAGGTAGGTTCCCTCATTCGCGAGCTGGGCGGCACGCGCGTGCTGCTCGTCTACGGCGGCGGCTCCGTCAAGCGCTCCGGCCTGTACGACCGCGTCGTCGCCTCGCTCGACACGTCGGGCCTTCCCCACTGCGAAATCTCCGGCGTGCGCCCCAATCCGCGCAGCGGGCTCGTCTATGAAGGCATCGAGCTGGGCCGCCGCGAAGGGGTGGACTTCGTGCTGCCCGTAGGCGGCGGCAGCGCCATCGACACGGCCAAGGCAATCGCCCTGGGCATCCCCTACGACGGCGACTTCTGGGACTTTTATTGCGGAAAGACCGCGCCGAAGACCGTGCTCAAGCACGGCGTCGTGCTGACCATTCCGGCCGCGGGTTCCGAGGGCTCCAATTCCTCCGTCATCACGCAGGAGGACGGCATGCTCAAGCGCGGGCTCTCCACCGACCTGAACCGCCCGCTGTTTGCCGTCATGAACCCGGAGCTCACCTACACCCTGCCGCCCTATCAGACGGCCTGCGGCATCGTGGACATGCTGGCGCACATCATGGAGCGCTACTTCACCAACACGGAGCACGTGGACCTCACCGACCGCATGGCCGAGGCGCTGATGCAGACCATCGTGCGCACCGCGCCCGAGGTCATGCAAAACCCGGACAGCTATGAAGCGCGCGCCAACATCATGTGGGCGGGCATGCTCGCCCACAACAACAGCGTCGGCGTGGGCCGCGAGCAGGACTGGGCCTCCCATCAGATCGAGCACGAGCTCTCCGCGCTCTACGACTGCGCGCACGGCGCGGGCCTCGCGGTCACGTTCCCCGCGTGGATGCGCTACGTCTATCAGCACGACGTGATGCGCTTTGCCCAGTTCGCAGTGCGCGTCTGGGGCTGCGATATGGACTATCGGAATCCAGAGGACACCGCGCTCGAGGGCATTCGCCGCATGGAGGCGTTCTTCTCCTCGATCGGCATGCCTGTGACGTTTGCGCAGCTCGGCGCCAGGGAAGAGGACATCCCTGCGCTCGCGGCCAAGGTCGTCCGCGGGCCGAACGGCACCACCGGCCATTTCGTAGAACTGGATACCCCGGCGATCGAGGCGGTGTTGCGCCTCGCCGTCCGCTGA